A single genomic interval of Gouania willdenowi chromosome 10, fGouWil2.1, whole genome shotgun sequence harbors:
- the LOC114470701 gene encoding homeodomain-interacting protein kinase 3-like — protein MVGHALHSPSTRYTILEFIGEGSFGKVAKCRAHNSSKLVAVKILKKTYFQNVEDELSVLKTISSLNADHFNLVTFYEQFEYLGHKCLVFELLDVDLLHLVRSLNVNFIRPIAKQLMVALQGLKAVKIMHNDIKPNNIMMVNIDDSSFSVKLIDFGVASPISAATPGLRIQPTGYRAPEICLGLPYSGAIDMWGAGCTLAFLFLNDNLFPVHCEYLMMQSMVEMLGMPSKQQLQFGLYSKKFFCHEVDELVTRWRLLTPEEYKSRNRTKAEEWPEYRPHLSSLDDLLYVSVLYDI, from the exons ATGGTAGGCCATGCCCTCCACAGCCCCTCCACTCGGTACACAATCCTGGAGTTTATCGGAGAAGGTAGCTTTGGGAAAGTTGCCAAGTGTCGTGCTCACAACAGCAGCAAATTGGTGGCAGTAAAAATCCTAAAGAAGAcgtattttcaaaatgtggaggaCGAA CTGTCAGTGTTGAAGACCATCAGCTCTCTGAATGCTGACCACTTCAATCTGGTGACATTTTATGAGCAGTTTGAATACCTGGGCCATAAGTGCCTCGTCTTTGAGCTGTTGGACGTGGATTTGCTCCACCTGGTCCGTTCATTAAACGTCAACTTCATCCGTCCTATTGCAAAGCAG CTGATGGTGGCATTACAGGGACTGAAAGCTGTAAAAATAATGCACAATGACATCAAGCCAAACAACATCATGATGGTCAACATTGATGACAGTTCATTTAGCGTAAAGCTAATTGATTTTGGAGTGgcttctcccatttctgccgcCACGCCCGGGctcagaattcaaccaaccggCTACAG GGCCCCAGAGATTTGTCTTGGCCTTCCTTACTCGGGGGCCATTGACATGTGGGGAGCGGGCTGCACGCTGGCATTCCTCTTCCTTAATGACAACCTCTTTCCTGTCCACTGCGAATACCTCATG ATGCAGAGCATGGTGGAGATGCTGGGAATGCCATCAAAACAACAGCTCCAATTTGGCCTTTACAGCAAGAAGTTCTTTTGTCATGAGGTGGATGAATTGGTCACAAGATGGAGGTTGCtg ACACCAGAAGAGTACAAGTCTAGGAACAGAACAAAAGCTGAGGAGTGGCCCGAATATCGTCCACATTTGTCATCATTAGATGACCTGCTCTATGTAAGTGTTCTCTATGATATTTGA
- the LOC114470702 gene encoding homeodomain-interacting protein kinase 3-like, with product MVGHALHSPSTRYTILEVIGEGSFGKVVECRAHNSSKLVAVKILKKYFQNVEDELSVLKTISSLNADHFNLVTFYEQFENLGNKCLVFELLDVDLLHLVRSLNVNFIRPIAKQLMVALQGLKAVKIMHNDIKPNNIMMVNIDDSSFSVKLIDFGVASPISAATPGLRIQPTGYRAPEICLGLPYSGAIDMWGAGCTLAFLFLNDNLFPVHCEYLMMQSMVEMLGMPSKQQLQFGLYSKKFFCHEVDELTPEEYKSRNRTKAEEWPEYRPHLSSLDDLLYVSVLYDI from the exons ATGGTAGGCCATGCCCTGCACAGCCCCTCCACTCGGTACACAATCCTGGAGGTTATTGGAGAAGGTAGCTTTGGGAAAGTTGTCGAGTGTCGTGCTCACAACAGCAGCAAATTGGTGGCAGTAAAAATCCTAAAGaagtattttcaaaatgtggaggaCGAA CTGTCAGTGTTGAAGACCATCAGCTCTCTGAATGCTGATCACTTCAATCTGGTGACATTTTATGAGCAGTTTGAAAACCTGGGCAATAAGTGCCTCGTCTTTGAGCTGTTGGACGTGGATTTGCTCCACCTGGTCCGTTCATTAAACGTCAACTTCATCCGTCCTATTGCAAAGCAG CTGATGGTGGCATTACAGGGACTGAAAGCTGTAAAAATAATGCACAATGACATCAAGCCAAACAACATCATGATGGTCAACATTGATGACAGTTCATTTAGCGTAAAGCTAATTGATTTTGGAGTGgcttctcccatttctgccgcCACGCCCGGGctcagaattcaaccaaccggCTACAG GGCCCCAGAGATTTGTCTTGGCCTTCCTTACTCGGGGGCCATTGACATGTGGGGAGCGGGCTGCACGCTGGCATTCCTCTTCCTTAATGACAACCTCTTTCCTGTCCACTGCGAATACCTCATG ATGCAGAGCATGGTGGAGATGCTGGGAATGCCATCAAAACAACAGCTCCAATTTGGCCTTTACAGCAAGAAGTTCTTTTGTCATGAGGTGGATGAATTG ACACCAGAAGAGTACAAGTCTAGGAACAGAACAAAAGCTGAGGAGTGGCCCGAATATCGTCCACATTTGTCATCATTAGATGACCTGCTCTATGTAAGTGTTCTCTATGATATTTGA
- the LOC114470700 gene encoding uncharacterized protein LOC114470700, which yields MGVFSMKRRVNPLQQRWMELRDREHRAHQYNQQLLHQFAEAQDTLRELQARNAEMKLIRMEYERYLQENGLRWQQQLQTAQRKRMETYSNPYPHIAAEEIKTSPLHDFSKRHSDDDYVSSLHRLTNNQSHSADLTSSLQPDHPQRPYSMSNQNTSWSSDPHWSRISTSLSKKLYTEEPQVVDEEEKGEDESSRGGSSERQRRSSSLGLDVHPGRGKNNNINQT from the exons ATGGGAGTGTTTAGCATGAAGAGAAG AGTGAATCCGCTGCAGCAGCGCTGGATGGAGCTGAGGGACAGAGAACATCGAGCTCACCAGTACAACCAGCAGCTTCTGCACCAGTTTGCAGAAGCTCAGGACACTCTCAGAGAGCTGCAGGCCCGCAACGCTGAAATGAAACTGATTAGG ATGGAGTATGAGAGATACCTGCAGGAGAACGGCCTGCGGTGGCAGCAGCAACTCCAGACTGCTCAAAGGAAG AGGATGGAGACCTACTCAAATCCCTACCCACACATTGCTgcagaagaaataaaaacatctcccctgcatg ACTTTTCTAAAAGACACTCTGATGATGACTACGTGTCCTCTCTTCATCGGCTCACTAACAaccagtctcactctgctgatCTCACCTCGTCTCTGCAACCAGATCACCCACAACGCCCATATTCTATGTCCAATCAGAATACATCATGGTCCTCTGATCCCCACTGGTCCAGGATATCCACGTCTCTATCTAAGAAGCTCTACACAGAGGAACCACAGGTTGTGGATGAAGAGGAGAAGGGTGAAGATGAGTCCAGCAGAGGAGGAAGCTCAGAACGACAAAGGAGAAGTTCATCACTTGGACTGGACGTTCATCCAGGtagaggaaaaaacaacaacataaatcagACCTAA